A window of Aliarcobacter trophiarum LMG 25534 contains these coding sequences:
- a CDS encoding putative nucleotidyltransferase substrate binding domain-containing protein produces MQEQKKFISTIYPFNNLVSYELDDLTKSLSTVYFKENSLVQAQESNPEFLYFVFDGLIQEINDDEVLNVYSKGEIFDSISLIKNFSKNSFVAIKDSICYSIRRDDFMQILSSNSILENYFFQSISEKLNNNVLDEKNRDLANIMIAKVKDAKIHKAVITDTKKTIFEAATIIKKEKIPTLLLKDENKEMYIVTDSDFRQKVILNRMDFDDLVVKIASKGLIYINEDDFLFNAQLQMAKYGLKRVVVVNDQDKIVGILDQISLSSFFATNTFAVSNQIINAQTLEELKEASLSFIKIIKSLNAKGVKIEFVSKLINQLNKKLLDKLYKLMAPKELIDKSCLVVMGSEGRAEQILRTDQDNALIISDDCTIKEEELREFTHNFTEILVDFGFPRCEGNIMVSNPYWCRNMSSFKELIYKWVNEPSGDNFMNIAIFYDALCVSGNIEMIRELKSYLFKISSNSQSFYTNFAKVINSFDVPLGFFDGFVFNSKEEKNKNELDIKRGGIFIIVQGVRSLSIQNKILNTNTVKRINALKEKNIFDDESAKELIMAFNFLTNLKLKSSLDKLDKGEKIDNYVNPNNLSTMEKDLLKDSFKIVNRLKKKLENHFKLYYV; encoded by the coding sequence ATGCAAGAACAAAAGAAATTTATTTCAACAATTTATCCATTTAATAATTTGGTTTCATATGAACTAGATGATTTAACTAAATCTTTATCTACAGTATATTTTAAAGAGAATAGTTTAGTACAAGCTCAAGAGAGTAATCCAGAATTTTTATACTTTGTTTTTGATGGTCTTATTCAAGAGATAAATGATGATGAAGTTTTAAATGTTTACTCAAAAGGTGAAATATTTGACTCTATTTCACTTATAAAAAATTTTAGCAAAAATAGTTTTGTTGCTATAAAAGATAGTATTTGCTACTCTATAAGAAGAGATGATTTCATGCAGATATTAAGCTCAAACTCTATACTAGAAAACTATTTTTTCCAATCAATCTCAGAAAAATTAAACAACAATGTTTTAGATGAAAAAAATAGAGATTTAGCAAATATTATGATTGCAAAAGTAAAAGATGCAAAAATTCATAAAGCTGTAATTACTGATACAAAAAAGACAATTTTTGAGGCTGCAACAATAATAAAAAAAGAAAAAATTCCTACACTTTTACTAAAAGATGAAAATAAAGAGATGTATATTGTTACAGACTCTGATTTTAGACAAAAAGTTATATTAAATCGTATGGATTTTGATGATTTAGTTGTAAAAATTGCAAGTAAAGGTTTAATCTATATAAATGAAGATGATTTCTTATTTAATGCTCAACTTCAAATGGCAAAATATGGCTTAAAGAGAGTTGTTGTTGTAAATGACCAAGATAAAATAGTTGGCATTCTTGACCAAATCTCTCTATCTTCATTTTTTGCAACAAACACTTTTGCTGTATCAAACCAAATTATTAATGCCCAAACTTTAGAGGAGTTAAAAGAGGCTTCACTATCATTTATTAAAATCATCAAATCATTGAATGCAAAAGGTGTAAAAATAGAGTTTGTATCAAAATTAATAAATCAATTAAATAAGAAATTATTGGACAAACTCTATAAATTAATGGCTCCTAAAGAGCTTATTGATAAATCTTGTTTAGTTGTAATGGGAAGTGAAGGAAGAGCCGAGCAAATATTAAGAACTGATCAAGATAATGCTTTGATTATTTCTGATGATTGTACTATTAAAGAAGAAGAGTTAAGAGAGTTTACTCATAACTTTACTGAAATACTAGTTGATTTTGGATTCCCTAGATGCGAAGGAAATATTATGGTTTCAAATCCTTATTGGTGCAGAAACATGAGTAGCTTTAAGGAGCTTATTTATAAATGGGTAAATGAACCTAGTGGTGATAACTTTATGAATATTGCAATATTTTATGATGCTCTTTGTGTATCTGGTAATATTGAGATGATTAGAGAACTTAAAAGTTATCTATTTAAAATCTCTTCAAATTCTCAAAGTTTTTATACAAATTTTGCAAAGGTGATAAATAGTTTTGATGTTCCTCTAGGATTTTTTGATGGCTTTGTATTTAATAGCAAGGAAGAGAAAAATAAAAATGAGTTAGATATAAAAAGAGGTGGAATTTTTATCATTGTGCAAGGAGTTAGATCATTAAGTATTCAAAACAAAATTTTAAATACTAATACAGTAAAACGTATAAATGCTCTAAAAGAAAAAAATATATTTGATGATGAGAGTGCAAAAGAGTTAATAATGGCTTTTAATTTTTTGACAAATTTAAAATTAAAATCTAGCCTTGATAAACTTGATAAAGGCGAAAAAATAGATAATTATGTGAATCCAAATAATCTTTCAACTATGGAGAAAGATTTGCTAAAAGATTCATTTAAAATAGTAAATAGATTAAAAAAGAAGTTGGAAAATCATTTTAAACTATATTATGTCTAA